From the genome of uncultured Methanobrevibacter sp.:
GTATTTTTTAATCAATGCACTTACATTCTGTACAGATTCCTGAGCGATTTCACCAAGTTTACCTGTAGCAATAATCTGACCACCGTTTTTTGATTGTGTTGGAGCAGCTTCAGCCGCAATTGGAGATACAATTCCGCTTCTGTCACCTATTACTGCAAGACCGTTTACAAGACCAACTCTTCCACCTTCAGCAGATACCATACTGTAGTCTTTTCTTTGGATAATTGACCTGTCGGCAATTTGCTGTTCAAGAGTTCTTGCAAACCTTTTAGCTTCAACAACATGTTCTGCAGTTACAAGCTCTGCACCTTTTTCAATAGCTACATCTCCAGCAGATCTGACTAAACCACCTAAGTCCCTTAATCTTAAGGTTAAAGCGTTTTGCTTACCGGATCTTCTTTTTGCTTCGAGGATGATTTCATCCAATGCATCAGGTGTGAAGTGAGGAATTCTTCCGTCATTTTTAACTTCCTGAGCTACGAACTGGACTAATTTTTCTCTGTTTTCAGTAGTATCGTCCATATAATCTTTCATGAACACTTCGTAACCGTATCCTCTTATTCTGGACCTCATTGCTATGTGCATACCTTCCAATACCTGGAGGTTTCCTGATGCTACAAGTACAAAATCACATGGAACAGCCTGGGACCTTACCATTGCACCACTTGAGTTTTCACTCTGACCTGTGATTGCATATTGTTTTTCCTGCATAGCAGACAAGAGCTCCTGTTGAGTTTTCATACTCATAGTACCTATCTCGTCTATGTATAAAACTCCACGGTTTGCCTTGTGAATCATACCTGCTTCAACACGTTCGTGTGCAGGAGTTCCTAATCCTCCGGACTGGTATGGGTCGTGACGAACATCACCGAGTAATGCACCTGCATGAGCACCTGTTGCATCCATAAATGGTGCAAATCTTGATTCTTCGTTATTTACCAATAACTTTGGAGACATATTATTGGTTTTCGGTTTGATTTGTATTGATATAAGTAAAATTAAAGCGGCAGCGATAATGGATTCAAGCAGTCTTCCATACATAAATCCGATTACTAAAATACCACCAATAGCAAACATTGTAATGATTGTTTTTCTCTCTTCATGACCTTTAGCGGAGCCTTTTGTTGCTCTTACTATCTTTTTACCTTCACCTGCAGGAACTGTTCTTACCAGAGGATGGTTATTATCTTCCATATTCGGATATATAAGAACATCCTGTAAGGTTTCATGAGGCAAAATCTGAGCCATACCTTTTGCAAGCATGGATTTTCCTACACCAGGATCTCCAATAAGCAAAACATTTCTTCTCTGTTTTGCTGCTTTTTTAATGGTCTCAATAGACTCTTCATGACCAATGACCTGATCAATTAATAAAGGTGGAACATCAATATCCTGTGAGCTTTTTATGTTGTCATAATCTAACATGTGAATGGTTTCTTCACCAGAGGTTTCCTCTTCAACTGGTTTTTCAACGACTTCCTCTAAAGAATCTTCAACAGATTCTTGCTCTTCAAATTTCATAAAATTAACCTCACTTTTGTAATCATTCATCATTAAAAATTAAGTTTCATATACTATTTAATATTATTTAATTTTAGGACATATAAAAAGCTTTCTATTTTAGTAAATTAAAGTTAGTAAAATATAATTCGCAATTTCGAGCAAAATCTTAAACTGACATGATAATATATTATTATCGTAAAAAATTAATTTAAATAAAACTACTTTTAATAAAAATTAAACTGAAATGTCTGATAAACAATGAATTTAATCACATTTATCAAATATTATCATAAAAATAATATATTAAATTCAATATAATATATAATACAAGTATTATCACAATGATAAGTTCTTGTAAATCGATTTGAAG
Proteins encoded in this window:
- the lonB gene encoding ATP-dependent protease LonB translates to MLDYDNIKSSQDIDVPPLLIDQVIGHEESIETIKKAAKQRRNVLLIGDPGVGKSMLAKGMAQILPHETLQDVLIYPNMEDNNHPLVRTVPAGEGKKIVRATKGSAKGHEERKTIITMFAIGGILVIGFMYGRLLESIIAAALILLISIQIKPKTNNMSPKLLVNNEESRFAPFMDATGAHAGALLGDVRHDPYQSGGLGTPAHERVEAGMIHKANRGVLYIDEIGTMSMKTQQELLSAMQEKQYAITGQSENSSGAMVRSQAVPCDFVLVASGNLQVLEGMHIAMRSRIRGYGYEVFMKDYMDDTTENREKLVQFVAQEVKNDGRIPHFTPDALDEIILEAKRRSGKQNALTLRLRDLGGLVRSAGDVAIEKGAELVTAEHVVEAKRFARTLEQQIADRSIIQRKDYSMVSAEGGRVGLVNGLAVIGDRSGIVSPIAAEAAPTQSKNGGQIIATGKLGEIAQESVQNVSALIKKYTNKDISDYDIHVQFIQTYDGVEGDSASVSIATAVISAVEDIPIDQTVALTGSLNVRGDVMPIGGATAKIEAAAESGMKKVLIPKSNLKDVMIEKKYEDMIEIIPTETLSDVLENILISGSKKDNLIAKMKDIGSKVAEKVPKTTINNPTTN